Within the Negativicutes bacterium genome, the region GCATTTCAACAATTACGATAAAGAAGAGCTTTGGCATAAGACACTCGGTTCCTGGGTATTGGAAAACTTGAATTACGTACCTCAGGAAGGCGACAGCTTTGAATATCACGGTGTGACTGTTACAGTCACGAAAATTGATCACAAGCGCATCATTAAATTATTGCTGAAGATCAACGACCAGCCGGCTGCAGCGCGTGTGAACGCTTCAACCTAAAACTCAAATCTCTCGTCTCTGATCATCTAAACCTTAAGAGGAGTGAATTTTCCTATGGACGACAGTCCGTATGGCCTTTATTTACTGATAATCGTGCTGATTTGCTTTTCGGCTTTCTTTTCCGGATCAGAAATAGCCTTCGCTTCCGCCAATAAAATGCGAATGAAAAAAGCCGCGGAAAGCGGCAATAAAAAGGCAAAATTAGCTTACTATATATACGAACGCTACGATAAAGCGCTGACCACCATCCTGATTGGCAACAATCTGGTGAACATGGCATCCTCAGCGATTGCAACCGTGATCGCAATCAAGCTGATGGGCGAATCCGGCGCAGCCATCGCAACGGTTGCGATGACGGTTATCATCCTGATTTTTGGTGAAATCATACCAAAAATTTTAGCCAAAGACCACTGCGATGCTTTCACTCTAACCGTTGCCCCTTTTCTGCGCTTTCTGATGCTGATTACAGCGCCGCTTGTCTTTGTTGTCATGAAATTGCTGGATGTCATGAATCGGACCTGGGCGAATCAGAAAAAAGAACCTTCCGTTACGGAAGAAGATCTTGTTTCTATTATTGAGACCGTTGAAGACGAAGGGGTCATCGATGAAGAACGCAGCGATTTACTGCAGTCCGCCATCGAATTCTCCGAAATTTCCGCACAGGAAATTATCACGCCCCGTGTTGATATGCTGGCGATTGATATCGATGATGATTTGGATTCCATCATTGAATTGGCCAATCACTCCAGATACTCGCGCATCCCGGTTTTTGAAGGCAGCATCGATAATATCATCGGCATTCTTTATCTGAACCACTTTTTTAAGCAGGTGGTCGACACCAAAGAGTTTTCCTTACGTGATCTGCTGATGGATGTCTGTTTTATTCATAAATCCATGAAATTGCCTGCTGTTTTAGCCGAATTGAAACGACGCAAGATGCATATGGCGATTGTAACCGATGAATACGGCGGCACGCTGGGCGTGGTCACCATGGAAGATGTTTTGGAACAGCTGGTGGGTGAAATCTGGGACGAATCGGACGAAATTGTGCAAGAATTCACCGATGTCGGAGAAAATATTCACGAAGTCGATGCCGACATCAGCATCTATGATTTTCTGGAATATTTTGACCTGGATGACCGTGATTTTGAGAGCGATTATACCACAGTCGGCGGCTGGGCGATTGAAATGCTCAACGGTTTTCCCAATCCGGGCGATTCGTTTACATACAAAAATCTGACGGTCACTGTGGATAAAATACAGGAGCACCGCATCATTCAGGTTTTGGTCAAAGTTGATCCGCCGCAGAAAAAAAGAGAATATTAGAGTATAAGCCGGCAGCACAAAAAAAACGCTGCCGGCTTGTTTGCTCGTTGGCGGACTGATCATCATCAGCTGACGGTTGTCTTTGCTTTTTTCTGTGTTCGCTTGTAAACCGCCCATAAAACACCGGTCAGCAGCAGCAACAGCAGGGTGAGCATAATTTTTTGCGAGGAGATCTTTTCACTGACGACCCAGCCTTTTCTCACAACGTTCATTTGATCGGCATGGATATCAAAATCCCCGCCGTGTTCTGTGCATGCCCTGGAAAATCTGCCGCTAATTTTGACCTGATCTCCCCGGTGACCATAGTCCCCGTAATAGAGCAATTGTTCCGTATCGCTGCGTTTCAGCCAGACACCAATTGCGCCGGTCTGATCATTGAGATTAATCCAGGCAAATTCTCCTCTCTCCAATGCTTCGCCGATTACTTCGCCTTCAATCGTCACGATTTTATTTTCATAATTTGCAGTATCTTCAATCAATTGACTGATGGTGACGGTGGAAGCAGCATAGCAGGTTGAGGCAGTCATCACCAGAAAAAGAAAGAGAACACCCAGGAAAATTACGCTTTTCTTGCCTTTGCGCATAGCTTTTTCATACCCCCGATGAAATATCCAATCATGCCAAAAACAGACAAAAATTCCAGTCTGCCCAGATACATCGCCAGAATATAATAGATTTTCATCAAAACAGGCATACCGGGTGCCGTAATCCCGATGGTCAGGCCTACATTACCGGTTACGGAAGCAGCTTCGAAGGCGGAATCCGCCAAAGGATAACCATAACAGGTACCCAAAGCGGTGCCAATGGTGAATAATCCGATATAGCACAGAATAATCAAAGCGGAAGCTTTCACCACCCTGTCCTCCAGAACATAGTCCTTAATATGATGGAATTTATAGATTCGAATGTTTCGTTCCGGTGCCAGCATTTTGCGAATATCCGCAAAAAAACCCTTGATTACCACGCCAACCCGCAGCCCTTTGAAACCACCGGCCGTCGAACAGGACGAACCGCCGATCAACATTACGATGACCATAATCAGGATACCGAAATCTCCCCATTCCAAAGCAAATTGTCTGGCGTAGACGTTGCTTA harbors:
- a CDS encoding hemolysin family protein, with translation MDDSPYGLYLLIIVLICFSAFFSGSEIAFASANKMRMKKAAESGNKKAKLAYYIYERYDKALTTILIGNNLVNMASSAIATVIAIKLMGESGAAIATVAMTVIILIFGEIIPKILAKDHCDAFTLTVAPFLRFLMLITAPLVFVVMKLLDVMNRTWANQKKEPSVTEEDLVSIIETVEDEGVIDEERSDLLQSAIEFSEISAQEIITPRVDMLAIDIDDDLDSIIELANHSRYSRIPVFEGSIDNIIGILYLNHFFKQVVDTKEFSLRDLLMDVCFIHKSMKLPAVLAELKRRKMHMAIVTDEYGGTLGVVTMEDVLEQLVGEIWDESDEIVQEFTDVGENIHEVDADISIYDFLEYFDLDDRDFESDYTTVGGWAIEMLNGFPNPGDSFTYKNLTVTVDKIQEHRIIQVLVKVDPPQKKREY